AAAGAGTTGTataaatgaaattgttttgcaTTTACCCTACATAAATGCAAtggaatatatacaaaataatctCAATCTGGGTACAGATACTTCCAAGCAACTTATGCTAATACTCAATGATGTGTTTCACGATATTGAAGTTCCAGATGTTCACAAAGAATGTGACGATAGCATGGAAATCGTTGATAAAACGAATCTAGAGTGTCCTGAATTTTCAGATTTCTCTGAACATGAGTCAAATGACAGTGAACTTgactattgattttttttaatgacaaaCTGAATTTagaacctattctcaaacttaaACTCTACTAAAAATTGCTTTAATAACAAATCACAAAAGATAGGCCCTATTTCAATCTCCAAAATGTCCTACTTTATTAAGTTAGTATGTACAATAtacaaagttataaaatataatgcaaaaaacgaaatatgaaaaagtaaataaatcgtGTTCTTTCTGTGATAACCACTTATGTAGATGATCTGCATCTATTGAGCATAATattgtttctttaaaatttggAAACGATTCATATTCTCTTCCTGGTGTTTCTCTAAATACTTTAGCCTGATGATATGCAAGTGCCAACTTCTTTACGTCTTCAATAGTAGATGGCATCTTTCTATGACCCTTGACCTCAGACAAATCCAGTGACCTTTCCAAGTTGTCAACAATTCcttttgaataaaatatatgttttttcttAACAGATAGTATCTTACATTGTATTATAGTAGTATTTCACATATAGCTGTAATATTTTTTACCTTTCATATTTTGTAATGTATACGACACCCTTTCAGCATTTTTTTCATTGATGTTGCTACGTAATGAACGCAGtaattcctttaaaaaatgatttaaatgttCCAGGTGAAGATCATTTGATATATTTCTTCCTTTGTATCCCTGTGTATTAATGAACCTTCCCCAGGTCAACTTGAATGCATTTTCCGGTTCCAATCTAATTTGGTATAACAACTTCAGGATGGTGTATGCGTATTTATGATGCCGAGTTGCCTTGAAGTAAAGCAGAACCAACTTATAACTTTCGATTAATCGTTCACCATCTCCCTGTCTTATTGCATCATTAAGTTCTTGAGTAGCAGATTGATAGTGAACAAGGCTTTCTGATAACATAGGACGTGGTCCTTTATAATAGGCTGCTGTATTACATCAGGTTCGCGTctatgaaaatataaaagttttaacatttttatttttattttaactgtaaAGGTACGATATATATACTGAACATGGGTTTCACATAATAATTACATTTAAATATACATTATCTGACCTGTCCATGTTATGCTTCAGTTTCTCATGAAGATCCCTCGTACGTGCGGATTTGAAGGGGCAATGATTACATTCTCCAGTAGCATTTTTGGAGCAGATGAATATTTTCAGCTTTCTTATGCCTTCTTGTTTAAGTTTTTCTCTTACATTGCCTATGTTGTCAGCATATGCCACTGTGTATCTAGACATTTGTTATTTAGTATAcgatgaaatgtaattttattaGTCACGACATTACTGAACATATATTATCACATAAATCTACCTTTTTATTATATCTTCAACATGCATAGAAATCCATTTTCGTT
The genomic region above belongs to Hydractinia symbiolongicarpus strain clone_291-10 chromosome 4, HSymV2.1, whole genome shotgun sequence and contains:
- the LOC130641971 gene encoding uncharacterized protein LOC130641971, coding for MLSESLVHYQSATQELNDAIRQGDGERLIESYKLVLLYFKATRHHKYAYTILKLLYQIRLEPENAFKLTWGRFINTQGYKGRNISNDLHLEHLNHFLKELLRSLRSNINEKNAERVSYTLQNMKGIVDNLERSLDLSEVKGHRKMPSTIEDVKKLALAYHQAKVFRETPGREYESFPNFKETILCSIDADHLHKWLSQKEHDLFTFSYFVFCIIFYNFVYCTY